In the Brevundimonas mediterranea genome, TCCAACCCGGCCTGCTCGACATGACAATCACCGATCTCCGCGCCCCAACTACCCCATTGGCTGGCGGCCAGCCGGGCCGTGACATCCTCGGTCAGGCCCAGCACCTTGCCGACCTCGCGAATGGCGCTCTTGGGGCGATAGCGGATGACGGTCGCGGCGATCCCCGCGCGGTGGCGGCCGTAGCGATCATAGATATGCTGGATGATCTCTTCGCGACGCTCGTGCTCGAAATCCACGTCGATGTCGGGCGGCTCGCCCCGGTGGTCGGACAGGAAGCGTTCGAACAAAAGATCGTTCTCGGCCGGGTCGACGCAAGTGATGCCCAGCACATAACAGACCGCCGAGTTCGCCGCCGATCCCCTGCCCTGACACAGTATCCCCTTCGAGTTCGCCACCCGGACGATGTCGTGGATGGTCAGGAAATAGGGTGCGAAACCCTGGATCTGAATGAAGGCCAGTTCCTTGTTCAGCAAATCCGTGACCTTGGCAGACACTCCTCCGGGATAACGGATCTGGGCATGCCGCCAGGTCAGGTCTTCCAGATAGGCCTGTGACGACCAGCCGGGCGGCGTGGGCTCCTGCGGATAGTTGTAGGTCAGGTCTTTCAGGTCGAACCGGGCGCGGTCCAGCAGAAGTTGCGTCTGTTCCAGGGCCTCGGGCGCATCCGCAAACAGCCGGGCCATCTCAGCCGGCGGCTTCAGATGGCGTTCCGCATTGGCCAACAGCCGCCGCCCCGCCGCCTCGATCGTCACGCCCTCGCGTATACAGGTCAGGACATCCTGAAGATCGCGCTCCGATGGGTCGTGATAAAGAACGTCGTTGATCGCCAGCAGGGGCACATCGGCGACATTAGCGATCGCCTTCAGCCGGGTCAGCCGGCGCCGGTCGTCGCCCTGTCGCAGCATCGCCGCCGACAGCCAGACCGAACCGGGCGCGGCCGCTTCCAGCCGAGACAAAAGAGGGGGAAGGGCCTCCAGATGTCGCTCGGGTATGACGATCAGCAACAGACCCTCGGGATCGCCCAGCAGGTCGCTTATGCCGATCTCGCATTGCCCCTTAACGGCCCGACGGTTGCCCAGCGTCAGCAGTCGGGTCAAACGGCCCCATCCCGCGCGATCCTCGGCATAGGCGATGATGTCCGGCGTGCCGTCGTTGAAAGCCAGACGGGCGCCGGTCAGCAGGCGAAAATCCTGTGCCCGCGCCTCGACCATGTCAGACAGGGCCGGATCGTTCATCAGGTCTTCGACGAAACCTGTCTCTCCCGGCCCGCCACCATCACGGACTTTCTCCGGCGGCGACAATCCCTCTACGCGTAGGGTGTTCAATGCGCTCCAGGCCCGAACGACACCCGCCACCGTGTTGCGATCCGCCAGACCCAGACCGGTATGGCCGCGCAGGATCGCGCTCAACACCAGCGACTTGGGATGCGAGGCTCCACGCAGAAACGAGAAATTGCTGGCCGCCGCCAGTTCCGCATAAGCGGGCGGAGAGTTGCCGTCGGTCATGCGAACAGCCCGTGGATATACCAGCGCGGTTCGGGCTCCTCACCATAGAAGCCCGCCCGAAATAGCCAGAACCGCCGCCCCTCATGGTCCTCGACGCGGTAGTAATCCCGGGCTCGATGTCCGGACCGACGCCACCACTCGTCGCCGATACGCTCAGGGCCTTCGGCGCGCGCAACCTGATGCGTGACTCTCCGCCAACGGAAAAGCGCTGGGGGCCCATCGGGAGCCAGGGCTATGGTTTCGATCGGCTGGGGTGGATCGAACATCTGCAACGGGCGCAGGGGTGGGGATTCAGGATCGCGAGCAGGCCAGGCGGTTTCGCCCTGACGACGCCCAGCCCATACCAGACGCGCCGCACGTTCAGGCAGATGCGACTCCACCGGCTCGAACCGACCGACCGCCTCTGGCCCCAGACGCGCCGTCAGACGGTCAATCAACCGGTCTAGGTCTTCGGCGCCTGTGGGCTCGCCCTCGAATCCCGCCTGTGTCGGCGCCAGGACCTGGGTCACAGGGACCGACAGGCGCAGTTGGTCGAACCCGAAGCCCGCATCCAACGGACTGGCCAAGGCCGCCAGCCGTTCCTTGAACAACAGCATCACGCTCGCTGCGTCGCGTGTAGCCCATCCTGTCCGAACAGTGATCCGCCGTGTCGCGCCATCGACGCGGAAGAAGGCGACCTCGAAAGCCCGGCCGCCCAGCCTTCGCTGATCCAACCAGGCCATGGCCTCGGTCAGCAGGTCGTCGATCACCGCCATGACATCGGTCGTCTCGGTGATAGGCTCGAACAGGATGCGATCGACGATGCAGGGCGCAGGCGGCCTTAGCGGCGTGATCCGGACATCCTCCTGTCCTAGGATACGCGCCAACCGCACCGGCAGATCGGGCCCGAACCGGGCGGCCAGCGGCGCGGTCGGGCGGTCGTCCAGATCGCCGAGAGTACGCAGACCCGCTCGCGTCAGGGCCTGATGGTCCTTGGCACCCAATTCCAGCGCCGTGATCGGCAGTGAGCGCACCACCATCCGATCCTGACCGGTCGTGATCGTCCCGCCGCGACCGAACCGCACCAGGGCTCGCGCGGCTTGGGGCGTGCCAGC is a window encoding:
- a CDS encoding Y-family DNA polymerase, with product MRGALRLAALNPEACALGLTRGMTLADAQARTPDLKTVVHRPNADRALLAQVVDDFGRFTPMVATDGDDTLILDVTGCTHLFGDEAGLIHAIEARAGRIGLAVRTALAGTPQAARALVRFGRGGTITTGQDRMVVRSLPITALELGAKDHQALTRAGLRTLGDLDDRPTAPLAARFGPDLPVRLARILGQEDVRITPLRPPAPCIVDRILFEPITETTDVMAVIDDLLTEAMAWLDQRRLGGRAFEVAFFRVDGATRRITVRTGWATRDAASVMLLFKERLAALASPLDAGFGFDQLRLSVPVTQVLAPTQAGFEGEPTGAEDLDRLIDRLTARLGPEAVGRFEPVESHLPERAARLVWAGRRQGETAWPARDPESPPLRPLQMFDPPQPIETIALAPDGPPALFRWRRVTHQVARAEGPERIGDEWWRRSGHRARDYYRVEDHEGRRFWLFRAGFYGEEPEPRWYIHGLFA